In a single window of the Drosophila miranda strain MSH22 chromosome XL, D.miranda_PacBio2.1, whole genome shotgun sequence genome:
- the LOC108151289 gene encoding uncharacterized protein LOC108151289, with amino-acid sequence MKFPIESTMELEHFNSIITPELTDFYINKIRNLMGTSTSMACSLKNVLDEKLILEYNLGGTSGKSSLKNCKEFYNVRESAVKMEIPNEPAEKVIRKAIHNIKNSHFQKSSRDKKYKALASSAPLLLRTF; translated from the exons ATGAAGTTCCCGATAGAGTCGACAATGGAGTTGGAACATTTCAACTCTATCATAACTCCGGAGCTCACCGATTTCTAT aTCAACAAAATACGGAACTTAATGGGGACGAGCACATCGATGGCATGCAGCTTAAAAAATGTGCTGGACGAGAAGCTCATTTTGGAATACAACTTAGGCGGTACTTCGGGGAAGAGCTCGCTAAAAAATTGTAAAGAATTTTACAATGTCCGAGAAT CGGCGGTGAAGATGGAAATACCCAacgagccagcagaaaaagtgATTCGGAAGGCTATTCACAACATTAAGAATAGTCATTTTCAGAAGAGCTCAAGagacaaaaaatacaaagctCTGGCCTCCTCTGCACCTCTGCTTTTGAGGACTTTCTAA